The following are encoded in a window of Armatimonadota bacterium genomic DNA:
- a CDS encoding ABC transporter ATP-binding protein: MRIEANHLTLSYFDGDRTTTAVRDVTLALSERGFVGIMGPSGSGKSSLLYLLCGLKRPTSGEVLAGGQTLNAMGERQRVALRREHFGFVFQQAYLLNYLTAAENVLVSTNGSAGGRDRIEALLRRLGLERLKDRYPPQLSGGEKQRVAVARAMAGLPDVIFADEPTAALDSENGRAVIDLLYGYRDRGCVVVVTHDAAMLEKADRIYHLADGSLTHSEGRAQAVGEGAKQE, encoded by the coding sequence ATGCGAATTGAAGCCAACCACCTCACGCTGAGCTATTTTGATGGTGACAGGACCACCACAGCCGTCCGGGATGTAACGCTTGCACTTTCTGAGCGTGGTTTCGTTGGGATTATGGGACCGAGCGGCTCGGGCAAAAGCTCGCTGCTCTACCTGCTGTGCGGGCTGAAACGCCCTACTTCCGGCGAGGTGCTGGCGGGCGGCCAAACTCTCAACGCCATGGGCGAGCGGCAGCGCGTTGCGCTACGTCGCGAGCACTTCGGCTTCGTCTTCCAACAGGCCTATCTGCTAAACTATCTCACTGCGGCCGAGAATGTTCTGGTATCCACCAACGGCAGCGCCGGAGGCCGGGACCGAATTGAGGCGCTGCTGCGCCGGCTTGGACTGGAGAGGCTGAAAGACCGGTATCCGCCACAGTTGTCCGGTGGAGAAAAGCAGAGGGTGGCCGTGGCGCGCGCGATGGCCGGATTACCGGACGTGATTTTTGCCGATGAGCCCACCGCGGCGCTCGATTCTGAGAACGGCCGGGCGGTAATAGACCTGCTTTATGGATACCGTGATCGCGGGTGTGTGGTGGTGGTGACACACGACGCCGCGATGCTGGAGAAGGCGGATCGGATCTACCACCTGGCCGACGGCAGCCTGACCCACTCGGAAGGGCGGGCGCAAGCAGTTGGAGAAGGAGCGAAGCAGGAATGA